From Paenibacillus graminis, a single genomic window includes:
- a CDS encoding UbiA-like polyprenyltransferase has protein sequence MVILNAVKTSALKLKMFSELVMFSHTLFSLPFAIISMVWAAGGWPSGHMMLWGLIALIGARNGANAFNRLVDRTFDRENPRTAHRHLPQKLLAEKEVIFFIIINYALFIVASGMLNLLCLLLSPVAIVLISSYSYTKRFTFLSHLYLGFVIASAPIGAWFAVTGNIAFTPFVIGTVVMLWIAGFDIIYGTQDIDFDRRNGLWSIPSFFGLENALRISKGLHFIMILLLLFLYLWRDLGWMYLVGIGIATLLLMTEHRIIKPHNRRLMKVASYNLNQVISMVILLCTLTDYFYVS, from the coding sequence ATGGTGATCTTAAACGCTGTCAAAACCTCTGCGCTCAAGCTGAAAATGTTCAGCGAGCTGGTGATGTTTTCCCACACGCTGTTCTCCTTGCCCTTCGCCATCATCTCGATGGTCTGGGCGGCGGGAGGCTGGCCGTCCGGCCACATGATGCTGTGGGGACTGATTGCCCTAATCGGGGCGCGGAATGGCGCCAACGCCTTCAATCGTCTCGTCGACCGTACCTTTGACAGGGAAAATCCGCGCACCGCGCACCGGCATCTGCCGCAGAAGCTGCTGGCGGAGAAAGAAGTTATCTTTTTCATCATCATCAACTATGCTTTGTTCATTGTCGCCTCCGGCATGCTGAATCTGCTCTGTCTGCTGCTGTCGCCGGTGGCCATCGTCCTGATCTCCAGTTATTCCTATACCAAACGCTTCACGTTCTTAAGCCACCTGTATCTTGGTTTCGTAATTGCTTCGGCGCCGATTGGCGCTTGGTTTGCAGTGACAGGGAATATTGCGTTCACGCCGTTTGTAATCGGTACGGTGGTTATGCTCTGGATTGCCGGCTTTGATATTATCTATGGCACGCAGGATATCGATTTTGACCGCCGGAACGGATTATGGTCCATTCCCAGCTTCTTCGGACTGGAGAATGCGCTGCGTATTTCCAAAGGGCTGCACTTCATCATGATCCTGCTGCTGCTGTTCCTGTACCTCTGGCGCGATCTGGGCTGGATGTACCTGGTCGGCATCGGCATCGCCACGCTGCTCTTGATGACGGAACACCGGATTATTAAGCCGCATAACCGGCGGCTGATGAAGGTGGCTTCCTATAATTTGAACCAGGTGATCAGTATGGTGATATTGCTGTGCACGCTGACTGACTATTTTTATGTCAGCTAG
- a CDS encoding aspartate aminotransferase family protein: protein MKQEETVIGRTAVAAKRKEYFYPCTAHFYRDAPQLVRGSMQFIYDEHGKQYTDFFAGVSVVACGHCNPVITSRTIAQLQQLQHTSTVYLTQPNVDLAERLEEVLPGKLRRSFFVNSGSEANEGALLLARMHTGRKGFIALESGLHGRTNLTMSVTGLQMWRTDKYLDEDVTFIERPYHPELSLEEAAAVSLKSLERVLKEKGDTIAAMIVEPIQGNGGMIMPAPAYFREVRTLLDQFGVLLIDDEIQTGYGRTGAMFAMEHFGVVPDIISMAKALGNGVPVAAFATTDEIAASLNRPSASTFGGNPVSAATALAVLDYIRDERLPERAAELGSHLKKGLESLQERYPGMITDVRGTGLMLGAELAGSDAAGSAELTDNVLEAMKDRGYLIGKNGVGRNVLAFQPPLVITSEDVDGMLTALNEVLLQVSTEKEE from the coding sequence ATGAAGCAAGAGGAGACGGTCATCGGAAGAACAGCGGTTGCCGCGAAAAGAAAAGAATATTTCTATCCATGCACTGCACACTTTTACCGCGATGCACCGCAGCTTGTACGCGGCAGCATGCAGTTTATCTATGATGAGCACGGCAAGCAATATACGGACTTTTTTGCCGGAGTATCGGTTGTCGCCTGCGGCCATTGCAACCCGGTGATTACGTCGCGCACGATTGCGCAGCTCCAGCAGCTCCAGCATACCTCAACGGTCTATCTTACGCAGCCGAATGTGGACTTGGCCGAGCGGCTGGAAGAGGTGCTGCCGGGTAAGCTGCGCCGCAGCTTCTTCGTCAACAGCGGCTCCGAGGCCAATGAAGGCGCACTGCTGCTGGCCAGAATGCATACGGGACGCAAAGGCTTTATTGCCCTGGAGAGCGGGCTGCACGGACGCACCAATCTGACGATGAGTGTTACCGGACTGCAAATGTGGAGAACGGATAAGTACCTGGACGAAGATGTAACATTCATTGAGCGGCCTTATCATCCTGAACTGAGCCTGGAAGAGGCTGCAGCGGTTTCTCTTAAGAGCCTGGAACGGGTGCTGAAGGAGAAGGGCGATACAATTGCGGCCATGATTGTAGAGCCGATACAGGGAAACGGGGGCATGATTATGCCTGCCCCTGCGTATTTCCGCGAGGTCAGAACGCTGCTGGATCAATTCGGCGTGCTGCTGATCGACGATGAGATACAGACGGGCTACGGCCGTACGGGAGCTATGTTCGCCATGGAGCATTTTGGCGTTGTGCCGGATATTATCAGTATGGCCAAAGCGCTGGGCAACGGGGTTCCGGTAGCCGCCTTTGCGACAACGGATGAAATTGCGGCGTCCTTGAACCGGCCTTCGGCTTCGACGTTCGGGGGCAACCCTGTATCGGCGGCAACGGCACTTGCGGTGCTGGATTATATCCGGGACGAACGCCTGCCGGAGCGTGCGGCTGAGCTTGGTTCGCACCTGAAGAAAGGTCTTGAATCGCTTCAGGAACGTTATCCGGGAATGATCACTGATGTGCGGGGAACCGGACTGATGCTGGGCGCAGAACTTGCGGGTTCGGACGCAGCCGGATCAGCTGAACTGACCGATAATGTGCTCGAAGCGATGAAGGACCGCGGGTATCTGATCGGCAAAAACGGTGTAGGCCGCAACGTGCTGGCCTTCCAGCCGCCGCTGGTCATTACCTCTGAAGATGTCGACGGGATGCTTACTGCCTTGAATGAAGTGCTGCTGCAAGTTTCTACAGAAAAGGAAGAATAA
- a CDS encoding DUF5808 domain-containing protein, which produces MTVLETIMISSFYLFIALMISIQAHIGLRTLLFGITLPAEALQDTDVRGIRRNYVLLTGGFAIVIGVACFLVARHQTTSRSFLFWAIAIMLLIMISFFAIRISRKSAQRLKAARGWEVAVQTKRAASLAASRTHGSVLGSWWYAAHIAVMALCIFFAATRWNVIPQQIAVHMGPDGFPDHYIYKSVRTVIMMNIVQALMIAFFAGYNLMISRARISLDPQDREGSLRKQLKLKKIHSITAWGISLLGIANLGLLQAVMLYGWKLDLLIRYNLSFMAVFFLALIGVLFYLRFRGLDQQRDIPSQEERHWKWLGSIYANPEDPALFVQDRYGFLWTINMANPPGKIIAAATIAVPVIAILVALFNFR; this is translated from the coding sequence TTGACTGTACTAGAGACGATCATGATATCCAGCTTTTATTTGTTTATCGCGTTGATGATCAGCATACAGGCCCATATTGGCTTGCGGACCCTGCTGTTCGGCATCACGCTGCCGGCGGAGGCCCTGCAGGATACGGACGTCCGGGGCATTCGCCGGAATTATGTTTTGCTCACCGGCGGATTTGCGATTGTCATCGGAGTAGCTTGCTTTTTAGTGGCGCGTCACCAAACGACGAGCCGGAGTTTCCTGTTTTGGGCGATAGCCATCATGCTTTTGATAATGATATCGTTCTTCGCCATTCGGATCAGCAGGAAGTCCGCGCAGCGTTTGAAGGCGGCCAGAGGCTGGGAGGTTGCCGTACAGACGAAGCGCGCAGCAAGCCTCGCGGCCAGCCGGACACATGGTTCGGTGCTGGGCTCTTGGTGGTATGCGGCGCATATCGCCGTGATGGCGTTATGCATCTTCTTTGCCGCCACGAGATGGAACGTTATTCCGCAGCAGATCGCGGTGCATATGGGGCCGGACGGTTTTCCGGATCATTACATTTACAAATCCGTACGAACCGTAATCATGATGAACATCGTGCAAGCGCTGATGATCGCGTTTTTCGCCGGCTATAATCTGATGATCAGCCGTGCCAGAATATCACTGGACCCCCAGGACCGGGAAGGTTCGTTACGAAAACAGTTAAAGCTTAAGAAAATCCACTCGATTACAGCTTGGGGCATTTCGCTGTTGGGCATTGCAAACTTAGGGTTATTGCAAGCCGTAATGCTATACGGCTGGAAGCTCGATCTGCTCATCCGCTACAACCTCTCGTTCATGGCGGTGTTCTTCTTGGCATTGATTGGTGTCTTGTTTTACCTTCGTTTCAGAGGTCTTGATCAGCAAAGGGACATTCCGTCACAGGAGGAGAGGCACTGGAAGTGGCTCGGCAGCATTTACGCGAACCCTGAAGACCCGGCGTTGTTCGTTCAGGATCGATACGGATTCTTATGGACGATCAATATGGCTAATCCGCCCGGTAAGATCATAGCCGCCGCAACGATAGCCGTTCCGGTAATCGCCATTCTCGTAGCCCTGTTCAATTTCCGATAA
- a CDS encoding GntR family transcriptional regulator: MFIELDLQSETPIYAQLVDQIVEGIASGALQPGDPLPSVRRLAEDLGINLHTVNKSYNLLKQEGFLQVHRKKGVIVQPDGMPGVTEAFEEKLRQQLRSLAAAAAVRGMTEEAFAQESRSVYRNTITNRGGEQR; the protein is encoded by the coding sequence ATGTTCATAGAGCTCGATCTGCAATCGGAAACCCCGATTTACGCACAACTGGTTGACCAAATCGTTGAAGGGATCGCCTCCGGTGCCTTGCAGCCGGGGGACCCGCTTCCCTCAGTCCGGAGATTGGCGGAGGATTTGGGGATCAACCTTCATACCGTCAACAAATCCTACAATTTGCTCAAGCAGGAGGGCTTTCTTCAAGTGCACCGGAAAAAGGGCGTTATCGTTCAGCCTGACGGGATGCCCGGCGTGACTGAGGCTTTCGAAGAGAAGCTCCGGCAGCAGTTGAGGTCTCTTGCGGCAGCAGCTGCGGTACGAGGCATGACGGAAGAGGCATTCGCGCAGGAGAGCAGGTCGGTGTACCGGAATACCATTACAAATCGCGGAGGGGAACAGCGTTGA
- a CDS encoding serine hydrolase domain-containing protein — translation MQNIAAALHASEVIESSSVPVNVQTTAIGMPSNKGVITYEATRKAAQEKADLLTKTYGTNSVQYAIIDHGHIVVSGQSGKNDEQGQKPLTKDTMYGISSTSKMFTTVAVMQLADQGEIGLDTPVVQYIPEFTMKDERYKQITPRMLLNHSSGLNGSSLTNAVLFEDNDTYAHDTLLGQLAGQTLKAAPGAYSVYCNDGFTLAEILIERVSGMDFTSYIHRYITEPLGMANTKTPLDSPDTAKMAGLYYPAYAGQLPNETSNVIGAGGIYSTAEDLARFSQIFTGEAEGVLSGKSAASMAQDEYKTPLWPDDADSSFDYGYGLGWDNVNLYPFSEYGIKALTKGGDTLYHSSLVVLPEQGMAAAVITSGGSSTIDRLLANQILLHALKENGTIAEFKPEKSYGVPVKADMPESVQQYSGIYGATNTTVNIDITKGGVMSITSEQSPGNPAQIFGYSADGTFRSADGNTKISFVTEENGRTYLWIRQYASLPGLGQMSTSVYNAEKLQPQNLPAETKEAWVKRDGKKYYLLNEKYTSFVYLVVPPIQLNVSKQLPGYVLDKRITGPNTAISELQIPGMSGRDLSGYTFFTQDGVEYLDTGGRILMNEDAVKPIYIAKKSIVTIPPGGYARWYTISDKDGGKTVKVSTSSNTSFAVYNAKGSCIYFSLIGGKDQVELPAGGSIVFAGDAGTKFEISAQ, via the coding sequence ATGCAGAACATAGCAGCGGCACTGCATGCATCTGAGGTAATCGAGTCAAGCTCTGTCCCGGTAAACGTGCAAACAACGGCAATAGGCATGCCTTCGAACAAGGGTGTGATCACCTATGAAGCAACCCGGAAAGCTGCTCAGGAGAAAGCCGACCTCCTCACGAAAACTTACGGCACGAACAGTGTGCAGTACGCCATTATCGATCATGGCCACATCGTCGTATCGGGCCAGTCCGGCAAGAATGATGAGCAGGGACAGAAGCCGCTCACGAAAGACACGATGTACGGGATTAGCTCTACGAGTAAAATGTTTACCACGGTTGCCGTCATGCAATTAGCCGACCAAGGGGAAATCGGCCTCGATACGCCCGTTGTCCAGTATATCCCCGAGTTTACGATGAAGGATGAACGCTACAAGCAAATTACCCCGCGCATGCTGCTGAATCATTCATCCGGACTGAACGGATCGTCGCTGACGAACGCTGTTTTATTCGAAGATAACGATACTTACGCCCACGACACCCTGCTGGGGCAGCTGGCCGGTCAGACCTTAAAGGCGGCCCCGGGTGCTTATTCGGTTTACTGCAATGACGGATTTACGCTGGCCGAGATTCTAATCGAGCGAGTCAGCGGCATGGACTTTACCTCTTACATCCATAGATATATTACGGAACCTCTGGGTATGGCCAATACGAAGACGCCGCTCGATTCTCCGGACACAGCGAAGATGGCGGGACTCTATTATCCTGCCTACGCTGGACAACTCCCCAACGAGACAAGCAACGTGATCGGAGCGGGAGGCATATATTCCACGGCGGAAGACTTGGCCCGATTCTCGCAAATTTTCACGGGGGAAGCGGAGGGGGTTTTGTCCGGTAAATCGGCTGCGTCCATGGCACAAGACGAGTACAAGACGCCTTTGTGGCCTGACGATGCGGACAGCTCATTCGATTACGGATATGGTCTTGGCTGGGACAACGTTAATCTGTATCCCTTCAGCGAATACGGGATAAAGGCGTTGACCAAAGGCGGGGACACACTCTATCACTCGTCGCTCGTTGTGCTTCCCGAACAGGGCATGGCGGCAGCTGTTATCACTTCCGGCGGGAGCAGCACGATCGACCGGCTTCTGGCGAACCAAATCCTGCTTCATGCGCTGAAGGAGAACGGGACAATTGCCGAATTCAAGCCTGAAAAGTCATACGGTGTACCGGTAAAAGCTGATATGCCGGAGTCCGTGCAGCAGTATTCGGGAATCTACGGCGCGACTAATACAACGGTAAACATTGATATTACAAAAGGCGGCGTTATGTCCATTACTTCGGAGCAGTCACCCGGTAATCCGGCCCAGATCTTCGGGTATTCGGCGGACGGCACGTTCCGGAGTGCGGATGGGAATACGAAGATCAGCTTCGTGACGGAGGAGAACGGCCGCACCTACTTATGGATACGTCAATACGCTTCATTGCCGGGCCTTGGGCAAATGTCTACATCCGTGTACAACGCCGAGAAGCTCCAGCCCCAAAATCTTCCGGCAGAGACCAAAGAAGCATGGGTAAAGCGTGATGGCAAGAAGTATTATCTGTTGAATGAGAAGTATACGTCGTTCGTTTATTTGGTGGTGCCGCCCATCCAATTGAATGTGTCGAAACAATTGCCGGGGTATGTGTTGGATAAGCGAATAACAGGCCCGAATACGGCCATCTCCGAATTGCAAATTCCGGGAATGAGCGGGCGGGATCTCTCAGGTTATACGTTCTTTACTCAGGACGGTGTTGAGTACCTGGATACTGGTGGAAGAATCTTAATGAACGAGGACGCTGTGAAGCCTATCTACATCGCTAAGAAGTCAATCGTTACGATTCCGCCCGGCGGATACGCCCGATGGTATACGATAAGCGACAAAGACGGGGGTAAGACCGTTAAGGTGAGTACGTCCTCGAACACCTCCTTCGCTGTTTATAATGCAAAGGGATCATGCATCTACTTCAGTCTTATCGGAGGCAAAGATCAGGTCGAACTGCCTGCGGGAGGGTCGATTGTTTTCGCCGGAGATGCCGGCACGAAGTTCGAGATTTCCGCGCAGTAA